In one Cupriavidus taiwanensis genomic region, the following are encoded:
- a CDS encoding phosphatidate cytidylyltransferase, with the protein MLLTRVITALCLLLLILPILFLAPPAGLAGLLGVIVLLAGWEFGRLIGLRGPWPYVYALACLIATITWHDLPQRHAITWLLEAAVVCWGVAVVLLARGVRTATPAFTALGAVLGLVMLPAFAHATMVLRGAGIGVLLSAAVLVWAADIGAYFTGKAIGRRKLAPGISPGKSWEGALGGWLLALAIGLALAATHAFAPTWFSAMGDRGGLGFVAAVTTLLVAASVVGDLFESLLKRQVGKKDSSRLLPGHGGVLDRIDALLPVFPLAALMLIFL; encoded by the coding sequence ATGCTCCTCACCCGCGTCATCACCGCCCTGTGCCTGTTGCTGCTGATCCTGCCGATCCTGTTCCTGGCGCCGCCGGCGGGCCTGGCGGGACTGCTCGGCGTGATCGTGCTGCTGGCCGGCTGGGAATTCGGCCGCCTGATCGGCTTGCGCGGGCCGTGGCCCTACGTCTATGCGCTGGCCTGCCTGATCGCCACCATCACCTGGCATGACCTGCCGCAGCGCCACGCCATCACCTGGCTGCTCGAGGCCGCGGTGGTGTGCTGGGGCGTGGCGGTGGTGCTGCTGGCGCGCGGCGTGCGCACCGCGACCCCGGCCTTCACCGCGCTGGGCGCGGTGCTGGGGCTGGTGATGCTGCCCGCGTTCGCCCATGCCACCATGGTCCTGCGCGGCGCCGGCATCGGCGTGCTGCTGAGCGCCGCGGTGCTGGTGTGGGCCGCCGATATCGGCGCGTATTTCACCGGCAAGGCGATCGGCCGGCGCAAGCTGGCGCCCGGCATCAGCCCGGGCAAGTCGTGGGAGGGCGCCCTCGGCGGCTGGCTGCTGGCACTGGCGATCGGGCTCGCGCTGGCCGCCACCCACGCCTTTGCCCCGACCTGGTTCTCGGCCATGGGCGACCGCGGCGGACTGGGCTTCGTCGCCGCGGTGACCACGCTGCTGGTTGCGGCGAGCGTGGTGGGCGACCTGTTCGAATCGCTGCTCAAGCGCCAGGTCGGCAAGAAAGACAGCAGCCGGCTGCTGCCCGGCCATGGCGGTGTGCTGGACCGTATCGACGCCTTGCTGCCGGTGTTCCCGCTGGCTGCCCTGATGCTGATTTTTCTTTGA
- a CDS encoding isoprenyl transferase: MQHISSTLAVPDTSYVPRHVAIIMDGNGRWATQRHLPRVAGHSRGLDAVRAVVEACAARGVQYLTLFAFSSENWRRPADEVSFLMRLFMMSLRREVVKMHANNIRLRVVGDLSRFSPRIQRLIKDAEARTAGNTGLTVTIAANYGGRWDLLQAMRKMLARSPMLDPETIDESLLAPHLAMAYAPEPDLFIRTGGEQRISNFLLWQLAYSELYFTDVYWPDFDAAELDKAFASYRQRERRFGRTSAQLVAPGLSGTA, translated from the coding sequence ATGCAGCACATCAGCTCGACGCTTGCCGTACCCGATACTTCCTACGTGCCCCGGCACGTTGCCATCATCATGGACGGCAACGGCCGCTGGGCGACCCAGCGGCACCTGCCGCGCGTGGCGGGGCACAGCCGCGGGCTGGACGCTGTGCGAGCGGTGGTGGAAGCCTGCGCCGCCCGGGGCGTGCAGTACCTGACGCTGTTCGCGTTCAGCTCCGAGAACTGGCGCCGTCCGGCCGACGAGGTCTCGTTCCTGATGCGGCTGTTCATGATGTCGCTGCGGCGCGAAGTGGTGAAGATGCACGCCAACAACATCCGGCTGCGGGTGGTGGGCGACCTGAGCCGCTTCAGCCCGCGCATCCAGCGGCTGATCAAGGATGCCGAGGCGCGCACCGCCGGCAATACCGGCCTGACCGTGACCATCGCGGCCAACTATGGCGGACGCTGGGACCTGCTGCAGGCCATGCGCAAGATGCTGGCGCGCTCGCCCATGCTCGATCCGGAAACGATCGACGAGTCCCTGCTGGCCCCGCACCTGGCGATGGCCTATGCGCCTGAGCCGGACCTGTTCATCCGCACCGGCGGCGAACAGCGCATCAGCAACTTCCTGCTGTGGCAGCTCGCCTATTCCGAGCTGTACTTCACCGACGTCTACTGGCCGGATTTCGACGCCGCGGAACTCGACAAGGCCTTTGCCTCGTACCGCCAGCGCGAACGCCGCTTCGGCCGCACCAGCGCGCAGCTGGTTGCGCCGGGGCTTTCCGGTACGGCCTGA
- the frr gene encoding ribosome recycling factor: protein MSVADTKKSAEQKMQKSIEAFKADLAKIRTGRAHTGLLDHVQVDYYGSMVPISQVAAIGLADARTITVQPWEKKMVGAVEKAIRDCDLGLNPATMGEVIRVPMPALTEERRKELTKVVKGEAEGAKVAVRNLRRDANEQFKKLVKDKTISEDEERRGQDEVQKLTDKYVAEIDKMVAEKEKEIMTV, encoded by the coding sequence ATGAGCGTCGCCGACACAAAGAAGAGCGCCGAGCAGAAAATGCAGAAGTCGATCGAAGCCTTCAAGGCCGATCTGGCTAAGATCCGCACCGGCCGTGCCCATACCGGCCTGCTCGACCACGTTCAGGTGGATTACTACGGCTCGATGGTGCCCATCAGCCAGGTGGCGGCGATCGGCCTGGCCGACGCCCGTACCATCACGGTGCAGCCGTGGGAAAAGAAAATGGTGGGCGCGGTCGAGAAGGCCATCCGCGATTGCGACCTGGGCCTGAACCCGGCCACCATGGGCGAAGTGATCCGTGTGCCGATGCCGGCACTGACCGAAGAGCGCCGCAAGGAGCTGACCAAGGTCGTGAAGGGCGAGGCCGAGGGTGCCAAGGTGGCGGTGCGCAACCTGCGCCGCGATGCCAACGAGCAGTTCAAGAAGCTGGTCAAGGACAAGACCATTTCCGAGGACGAAGAACGCCGCGGCCAGGACGAGGTGCAGAAACTGACCGACAAGTACGTGGCCGAGATCGACAAGATGGTCGCCGAAAAAGAGAAGGAGATCATGACGGTCTGA
- the pyrH gene encoding UMP kinase, protein MPAYKRVLLKLSGEALMGDDAFGINRSTIEAMVNDIAEIVKLGVQVAVVIGGGNIFRGVAGGAAGMDRATADYMGMLATMMNALALQDAMRHANIEGRVQSALRMDQVVEPYIRPRAIRQLEEGKVVIFAAGTGNPFFTTDTAAALRGSEIGAEIVLKATKVDGVYTADPKKDPSATRYTTISFDEAISRNLQVMDATAFALCRDQKLPIKVFSIVKPGALKRVILGEDEGTLVHV, encoded by the coding sequence ATGCCAGCCTACAAGCGCGTCCTTCTGAAACTGTCCGGTGAAGCCCTGATGGGCGACGATGCCTTCGGCATCAACCGCTCCACCATCGAGGCGATGGTGAACGACATTGCCGAGATCGTGAAGCTCGGCGTGCAGGTGGCGGTGGTGATCGGCGGCGGCAATATCTTCCGCGGCGTCGCCGGCGGCGCCGCCGGCATGGACCGCGCCACCGCCGACTACATGGGCATGCTGGCCACCATGATGAACGCGCTGGCGCTGCAGGACGCGATGCGCCACGCCAACATCGAAGGCCGCGTGCAGTCGGCGCTGCGCATGGACCAGGTGGTCGAGCCCTATATCCGCCCGCGCGCGATCCGCCAGCTGGAAGAGGGCAAGGTCGTGATCTTCGCCGCCGGCACCGGCAACCCGTTCTTCACCACCGACACCGCGGCCGCGCTGCGCGGCTCCGAGATCGGCGCCGAGATCGTGCTGAAGGCGACCAAGGTCGACGGTGTCTACACCGCCGACCCGAAGAAGGATCCGAGCGCCACGCGCTACACCACCATCAGCTTCGACGAAGCCATCTCGCGCAACCTGCAGGTGATGGACGCCACCGCCTTCGCGCTGTGCCGCGACCAGAAGCTGCCGATCAAGGTGTTCTCGATCGTGAAGCCGGGCGCGCTCAAGCGCGTCATCCTGGGCGAGGACGAGGGCACCCTGGTGCATGTGTGA
- the tsf gene encoding translation elongation factor Ts, which translates to MAAITASMVAELRAKTDAPMMECKKALTEADGDLNKAEELLRVKLGNKASKAASRVTAEGVVASFIDGTTGALVELNCETDFVSKNDDFLAFSAKVAELVARQNPADVAALSALEIDGVSVEATRTALIGKIGENMTIRRFVRYADGGKLVSYLHGTRIGVMVEFDGDEAAAKDVAMHVAAMKPVSLSAEQVPADLIAKERSIAEQKAAESGKPAEIAAKMVEGSVQKYLKEVSLFNQPFVKNDKQTVEQMLKAANTTVKGFTLYVVGEGIEKKQDDFAAEVAAQVAAAQKG; encoded by the coding sequence ATGGCGGCAATTACCGCAAGCATGGTTGCAGAACTGCGCGCGAAGACCGACGCGCCGATGATGGAATGCAAGAAGGCCCTGACCGAGGCCGACGGCGACCTGAACAAGGCTGAAGAGCTGCTGCGCGTCAAGCTGGGCAACAAGGCCAGCAAGGCCGCCTCGCGCGTGACCGCCGAGGGCGTGGTCGCTTCTTTCATCGACGGCACCACCGGTGCGCTGGTCGAACTGAACTGCGAGACCGATTTCGTCTCCAAGAACGACGACTTCCTGGCGTTCTCGGCCAAGGTGGCCGAACTGGTCGCCAGGCAGAACCCGGCCGACGTGGCCGCGCTGTCGGCGCTGGAAATCGACGGCGTGAGCGTTGAAGCCACCCGTACCGCCCTGATCGGCAAGATCGGGGAGAACATGACGATCCGCCGCTTTGTGCGTTACGCCGACGGCGGCAAGCTGGTTTCGTACCTGCACGGCACCCGTATCGGCGTGATGGTCGAGTTCGACGGCGACGAAGCCGCCGCCAAGGACGTCGCCATGCACGTGGCCGCGATGAAGCCGGTGTCGCTGTCGGCCGAGCAGGTCCCCGCCGACCTGATCGCCAAGGAGCGCAGCATCGCCGAGCAGAAGGCTGCCGAGTCGGGCAAGCCGGCCGAGATCGCCGCCAAGATGGTCGAGGGTTCGGTGCAGAAGTACCTGAAGGAAGTCTCGCTGTTCAACCAGCCGTTCGTGAAGAACGACAAGCAGACCGTCGAGCAGATGCTGAAGGCCGCCAACACGACCGTGAAGGGTTTCACCCTGTACGTCGTGGGCGAAGGCATCGAGAAGAAGCAGGACGACTTCGCCGCTGAAGTGGCCGCCCAGGTGGCCGCTGCCCAGAAGGGCTGA
- the rpsB gene encoding 30S ribosomal protein S2, with the protein MSVTMREMLEAGCHFGHQTRFWNPKMAPFIFGHRNKIHIINLEKTLPMFQDAMKYVRQLAANRGTILFVGTKRQSREILAEEAGRAGMPYVDARWLGGMLTNFKTVKTSIKRLKDMEAAKEAGALETMSKKEALMFEREMIKLEKSIGGIKEMGGVPDAIFVVDVGYHKIAVTEANKLGIPVIGVVDTNHSPEGIDYVIPGNDDSSKAVALYVRGVADAILEGRANAVQEVVEAARGDDEFVEVQEG; encoded by the coding sequence ATGTCCGTGACCATGCGCGAAATGCTGGAAGCCGGTTGCCACTTCGGCCACCAGACCCGCTTCTGGAACCCGAAGATGGCCCCCTTCATCTTCGGCCACCGCAACAAGATCCACATCATCAACCTCGAAAAGACGCTGCCGATGTTCCAGGACGCCATGAAGTACGTGCGTCAGCTGGCGGCCAATCGCGGCACCATCCTTTTCGTGGGCACCAAGCGCCAGTCGCGCGAAATCCTGGCTGAAGAAGCTGGCCGTGCCGGCATGCCCTACGTCGACGCCCGCTGGCTCGGCGGCATGCTGACCAACTTCAAGACGGTCAAGACCTCGATCAAGCGCCTGAAGGACATGGAAGCTGCCAAGGAAGCCGGCGCGCTGGAAACCATGAGCAAGAAGGAAGCGCTGATGTTCGAGCGCGAGATGATCAAGCTGGAAAAGTCGATCGGCGGCATCAAGGAAATGGGCGGCGTGCCTGACGCGATTTTCGTGGTCGACGTCGGCTACCACAAGATCGCCGTGACCGAAGCCAACAAGCTGGGCATCCCCGTGATCGGCGTGGTCGATACCAACCACTCGCCGGAAGGCATCGATTACGTGATCCCGGGCAACGACGACTCGAGCAAGGCCGTGGCCCTGTACGTGCGCGGCGTGGCTGACGCGATCCTGGAAGGCCGTGCCAATGCGGTGCAGGAAGTCGTTGAAGCCGCCCGCGGCGACGACGAATTCGTCGAAGTGCAGGAAGGCTGA
- the map gene encoding type I methionyl aminopeptidase → MSIYLNTAEDIAHMRVACRLASEVLDYITPFVQPGVTTGELDRLCHAYMRDVQGTVPAPLNYAPPGYPPFPGAICTSVNDVICHGIPGERVLKSGDAVNLDITVITKDGYYGDTSRMFIVGEGSILAKRLAQVTYECMWKGIAQVRHGARLGDIGHAIQVHAEAAGYSVVREYCGHGIGKNFHEDPQILHYGRPGTGAEIKAGMIFTVEPMINAGKRDIRTMPDQWTVKTRDRSLSAQWEHTVLVTETGYEVLTVSAGTPAPPAFITDSVAA, encoded by the coding sequence ATGAGCATTTACCTGAACACGGCCGAAGACATCGCCCACATGCGCGTGGCTTGCCGCCTTGCCTCCGAAGTCCTCGACTACATCACGCCCTTCGTGCAGCCCGGCGTCACCACCGGCGAACTCGACCGCCTGTGCCACGCCTATATGCGCGACGTGCAGGGCACCGTGCCGGCGCCGCTGAACTATGCGCCCCCCGGCTACCCGCCCTTCCCCGGCGCGATCTGCACCTCGGTCAACGACGTGATCTGCCACGGCATTCCGGGCGAGCGGGTGCTCAAGAGCGGCGACGCGGTCAATCTCGACATCACCGTCATCACCAAGGATGGTTATTACGGCGACACCAGCCGCATGTTCATCGTCGGCGAGGGCTCGATCCTGGCCAAGCGCCTGGCGCAGGTAACCTATGAGTGCATGTGGAAGGGCATCGCGCAAGTGCGCCATGGCGCGCGCCTGGGCGATATCGGCCACGCCATCCAGGTGCACGCCGAGGCCGCCGGCTACAGCGTGGTGCGCGAATACTGCGGCCACGGCATCGGCAAGAACTTCCATGAAGACCCGCAGATCCTGCACTATGGCCGTCCCGGCACCGGCGCCGAGATCAAGGCCGGCATGATCTTCACGGTGGAGCCGATGATCAACGCCGGCAAGCGCGATATCCGCACCATGCCCGACCAGTGGACCGTGAAGACCCGCGACCGCAGCCTGTCGGCACAGTGGGAGCACACGGTGCTGGTCACCGAGACCGGCTACGAGGTACTGACGGTGTCCGCCGGCACCCCGGCGCCGCCGGCCTTCATTACCGATTCCGTGGCGGCCTGA
- a CDS encoding [protein-PII] uridylyltransferase: MDTTPELLLAARVRDRLKADKQALFADFSISANAGTLTTRLRRAVDAALGEAWRGLAMPADAALVAVGGYGRGELFPYSDVDVLLLLPAEPDRDTAGKLERFIGLCWDLGLEIGSAVRTVDDCIRESRQDVTIQTSLLEARLLTGNPKLFEALRGRYQADLDPAAFFQAKLLEMRQRHAKYQDTPYALEPNCKESPGGLRDLQVILWMTKAAGLGDSWKELFEKGLLTEREAQELARNERLLKTIRARLHLVAGRRQDVLVFDLQTALAEAFGYRQNAHKRASEQLMRRYYWAAKAVTQLNSVLLLNIEAMLFPSESQVTRVLNERFVERQGMLEITSDDIYERDPHAILETFLLYERTPGVKGLAPRTLRGLYNARTVMDARWRNDPENRRLFLAIVQEPQGITHALRLMNQTSVLGRYLINFRRIVGQMQHDLFHVYTVDQHILMVVRNMRRFAIVEHTHEFPFCSQLMASFDKPWVLWVAALFHDIAKGRGGDHSRLGTVDARRFCKQHGIAREDADLICWLVEHHLTMSHVAQKQDLTDPDVVHAFAEVVGSERYLTALYLLTVADIRGTSPKVWNAWKGKLLEDLYHITLRVLGGARVDSHSLWSQRKEDTISELRLKAFDPALGKSLWAQLDVAFFLRHDSHDIAWLTRHLYNKVDSPVPVVKARVSPAGEGLQVAVYIKDQPDLFARICGYFERKAFSIQDAKIHTTRHGYALDTFQVTDPGMAGDGGNYRDIIALVEHELCERLRLQGALPEPTQGRLSRQSRSFPIKPRVDLRPDERGQYYLLSLSANDRTGLLYAIARVLARHRVSVHTARINTLGERVEDVFLVDGSRLAADNRLQIQLEQDLLAALAI; this comes from the coding sequence ATGGACACCACGCCGGAACTGCTGCTGGCCGCGCGCGTGCGCGACCGGCTCAAAGCCGACAAGCAGGCGCTGTTTGCGGACTTCAGCATCAGCGCCAATGCCGGCACGCTGACCACGCGGCTGCGCCGCGCCGTCGATGCCGCGCTGGGCGAGGCCTGGCGCGGGCTGGCGATGCCCGCCGACGCGGCGCTGGTGGCGGTGGGCGGCTACGGCCGCGGCGAACTGTTCCCGTACTCGGACGTCGACGTGCTGCTGCTGCTGCCGGCCGAGCCCGACCGGGATACCGCGGGCAAGCTGGAACGCTTTATCGGCCTGTGCTGGGACCTCGGCCTCGAGATCGGCTCGGCGGTGCGCACGGTCGATGACTGCATCCGCGAATCGCGCCAGGACGTCACCATCCAGACCTCGCTGCTCGAGGCGCGCCTGCTGACCGGCAACCCCAAGCTGTTCGAGGCGCTGCGCGGCCGCTACCAGGCCGACCTGGACCCGGCGGCGTTCTTCCAGGCCAAGCTGCTGGAAATGCGCCAGCGCCATGCCAAGTACCAGGACACGCCGTACGCGCTCGAGCCCAACTGCAAGGAGAGCCCCGGGGGGCTGCGCGACCTGCAGGTGATCCTGTGGATGACCAAGGCCGCGGGCCTCGGCGACAGCTGGAAGGAACTGTTCGAGAAGGGCCTGCTGACGGAGCGCGAAGCGCAGGAGCTGGCCCGCAACGAGCGCCTGCTGAAGACCATCCGCGCGCGCCTGCACCTGGTCGCCGGACGCCGCCAGGACGTGCTGGTGTTCGACCTTCAGACCGCGCTGGCCGAGGCCTTCGGCTACCGCCAGAACGCCCACAAGCGCGCCAGCGAGCAGCTGATGCGGCGCTACTACTGGGCCGCCAAGGCGGTGACCCAGCTCAACAGCGTGCTGCTGCTCAATATCGAGGCGATGCTGTTCCCGAGCGAGTCGCAGGTGACGCGCGTGCTCAACGAGCGCTTCGTCGAGCGCCAGGGCATGCTGGAGATCACCAGCGACGACATCTACGAGCGCGACCCGCACGCCATCCTCGAAACCTTCCTGCTGTACGAGCGCACGCCCGGCGTGAAGGGGCTGGCGCCGCGCACGCTGCGCGGCCTCTACAACGCGCGCACGGTGATGGACGCGCGCTGGCGCAACGACCCCGAGAACCGCCGGCTGTTCCTGGCCATCGTGCAGGAGCCGCAGGGCATCACCCATGCGCTGCGGCTGATGAACCAGACCAGCGTGCTGGGCCGCTACCTGATCAACTTCCGCCGCATCGTCGGCCAGATGCAGCACGACCTGTTCCACGTCTACACCGTGGACCAGCACATCCTGATGGTGGTGCGCAACATGCGCCGCTTCGCCATCGTCGAGCACACCCACGAGTTCCCGTTCTGCAGCCAGCTGATGGCCAGTTTCGACAAGCCCTGGGTGCTGTGGGTGGCGGCGCTGTTCCATGACATCGCCAAGGGCCGCGGCGGCGACCATTCCCGCCTCGGCACCGTCGATGCGCGCCGCTTCTGCAAGCAGCACGGCATCGCGCGCGAAGACGCGGACCTGATCTGCTGGCTGGTCGAGCACCACCTCACCATGAGCCACGTCGCGCAGAAGCAGGACCTGACCGACCCGGACGTGGTCCATGCCTTTGCCGAAGTGGTCGGCAGCGAACGCTACCTGACCGCGCTTTACCTGCTGACCGTGGCCGATATCCGCGGCACCAGCCCAAAGGTGTGGAATGCCTGGAAGGGCAAGCTGCTGGAAGACCTGTACCACATCACGCTGCGCGTGCTGGGCGGCGCCCGGGTCGACTCGCATTCGCTGTGGTCGCAACGCAAGGAAGACACCATCTCGGAGCTGCGCCTGAAGGCGTTCGATCCGGCGCTGGGCAAGTCGCTGTGGGCGCAGCTCGACGTGGCCTTCTTCCTGCGCCACGATTCGCACGATATCGCCTGGCTCACGCGCCATCTCTACAACAAGGTCGACAGCCCGGTGCCGGTGGTCAAGGCGCGCGTGTCGCCGGCCGGCGAAGGGCTGCAGGTGGCGGTCTACATCAAGGACCAGCCCGACCTGTTCGCGCGCATCTGCGGCTATTTCGAGCGCAAGGCGTTCTCGATCCAGGACGCCAAGATCCACACCACGCGCCACGGCTACGCGCTCGATACGTTCCAGGTCACCGATCCCGGCATGGCCGGCGATGGCGGCAATTACCGCGACATCATCGCGCTGGTCGAGCATGAGCTGTGCGAGCGGCTGCGCCTGCAGGGCGCGCTGCCCGAGCCCACGCAAGGACGGCTGTCGCGCCAGTCGCGCAGCTTCCCGATCAAGCCGCGCGTCGACCTGCGCCCGGACGAGCGCGGCCAGTATTACCTGCTGTCGCTGTCCGCCAACGACCGCACCGGCCTGCTGTACGCCATCGCCCGCGTACTGGCACGGCATCGCGTGTCCGTGCACACGGCACGCATCAACACCCTGGGCGAACGCGTCGAAGACGTGTTCCTGGTAGACGGCAGCCGCCTGGCCGCCGACAACCGATTGCAGATTCAGCTTGAACAGGACTTGCTCGCCGCCCTCGCCATCTGA
- a CDS encoding pseudouridine synthase, with translation MTDSNSPKRKTLGIKAASETGTAARKGGNRPVRVSDLNRNRVRAVTEGIKRAQQSDGGKSAGRRAPGEAQAGGDVRKPRPPRPADGERQARPRRPEGEARAPRRFGDDESRPRRYGDDRGEARPRRAGDDRGEARPRRFEGGEARPPRRFGDDDNRPRRAGNDRGEARPRRFEGGEARPPRRFGDDDNRPRRTGGDRAEARPRRFEGSEARPPRRFGDDDNRPRRTGDDRGEARPRRFEGADTRPRRFGDDENRPRRFENADSRPRRHGDDDKRPRPAPSGERRREGTAPARRFSDAADRIRTAGPARQHAPAARQEKPAPVRDESTHDDGLVRLSKRMSELGLCSRREADEWIPRGWVLVDGKPVTELGSRIRPDAEIEILQEARSEQGERVTVLLNKPVGYVSGQAEDGYEPAAALFAPENQWEGDPTRKRFAPWQRKNLAPAGRLDIDSTGLLVLTQDGRVARALIGEDSTVEKEYLVRVVWHSPHGPVERNISAEFPADDLELLRHGLSLDGVPLRPAKVSWQNEEQLRFVLREGRKRQIRRMCEQVGLQVVGLKRVRMGRVVLGDLPPGKWRFLGQFEKF, from the coding sequence ATGACCGACAGCAATTCGCCGAAGCGCAAGACGCTAGGCATCAAGGCCGCCAGCGAAACCGGCACGGCCGCGCGCAAGGGCGGCAACCGCCCGGTGCGGGTTTCAGACCTGAACCGTAACCGCGTGCGGGCCGTGACCGAAGGCATCAAGCGCGCGCAGCAAAGTGATGGTGGCAAGAGTGCCGGCCGCCGCGCGCCAGGCGAAGCGCAAGCCGGCGGCGACGTGCGCAAGCCGCGCCCGCCGCGCCCCGCTGACGGCGAGCGCCAGGCGCGGCCACGACGCCCCGAGGGCGAAGCGCGTGCGCCGCGGCGCTTTGGTGACGACGAAAGCCGTCCGCGCCGCTATGGCGACGATCGCGGCGAAGCGCGTCCGCGCCGTGCTGGCGATGACCGTGGCGAAGCCCGTCCCCGCCGTTTCGAAGGCGGCGAAGCGCGCCCGCCACGACGCTTCGGCGACGACGACAATCGTCCGCGCCGTGCTGGCAATGACCGCGGCGAAGCGCGTCCGCGCCGCTTCGAAGGCGGCGAAGCGCGCCCGCCGCGACGCTTCGGCGACGACGACAACCGTCCGCGCCGCACCGGCGGTGACCGCGCCGAAGCGCGCCCGCGCCGCTTCGAAGGCAGCGAAGCGCGTCCGCCGCGACGCTTCGGCGATGACGACAACCGTCCGCGCCGCACTGGCGACGATCGTGGCGAGGCGCGACCGCGCCGCTTCGAAGGCGCTGACACTCGCCCGCGCCGCTTTGGCGACGACGAAAACCGCCCGCGCCGCTTCGAGAATGCCGACTCGCGTCCGCGCCGCCATGGCGATGACGACAAGCGCCCGCGCCCCGCGCCGTCGGGCGAACGCCGCCGCGAAGGCACGGCGCCGGCACGCCGCTTCAGCGACGCGGCCGACCGTATCCGCACTGCCGGCCCGGCACGCCAGCACGCACCGGCCGCGCGCCAGGAAAAGCCTGCCCCGGTCCGCGACGAGTCCACCCACGACGACGGCCTGGTACGGCTGTCCAAGCGCATGTCCGAACTCGGCCTGTGCTCGCGCCGCGAGGCCGACGAATGGATCCCGCGCGGCTGGGTGCTGGTCGACGGCAAGCCCGTGACCGAACTCGGCAGCCGCATCCGCCCCGACGCCGAGATCGAGATCCTGCAGGAAGCGCGTTCCGAGCAAGGCGAGCGCGTCACCGTGCTGCTGAACAAGCCGGTGGGCTACGTTTCGGGCCAGGCCGAGGACGGCTACGAGCCCGCCGCGGCGCTGTTTGCCCCCGAGAACCAGTGGGAAGGCGATCCCACGCGCAAGCGCTTCGCGCCGTGGCAGCGCAAGAACCTGGCGCCGGCCGGCCGCCTCGATATCGACTCCACCGGCCTGCTGGTGCTGACGCAGGACGGCCGCGTCGCGCGCGCGCTGATCGGCGAGGACTCGACCGTCGAGAAGGAATACCTGGTGCGCGTGGTCTGGCACTCGCCGCACGGGCCGGTCGAGCGCAACATCAGCGCGGAATTCCCCGCCGACGACCTCGAACTGCTGCGCCACGGCCTGTCGCTCGACGGCGTGCCGCTCAGGCCGGCCAAGGTCAGCTGGCAGAACGAAGAGCAACTGCGCTTCGTGCTGCGCGAGGGCCGCAAGCGCCAGATCCGCCGCATGTGCGAGCAGGTCGGGCTGCAGGTGGTGGGCCTCAAGCGCGTGCGTATGGGACGGGTGGTGCTGGGGGATCTGCCGCCGGGCAAGTGGAGGTTCCTGGGGCAGTTCGAGAAGTTCTGA
- the def gene encoding peptide deformylase yields MIREILKMGDARLLQVARPVERFNTPELRTLIEDMFDTMDHANGAGLAAPQIGVDLQVVIFGFDRNPRYPEAPTVPKTVLINPVLEMQSDEMEDGWEGCLSVPGLRGVVPRHLRLKYSGYDLMGNRIERVAEGFHARVVQHECDHLQGILYPMRIRDFSNFGFTEILFPDLPANGDD; encoded by the coding sequence ATGATCCGCGAGATTCTCAAGATGGGCGATGCGCGCCTGCTGCAGGTGGCGCGGCCGGTGGAGCGCTTCAACACGCCGGAGCTGCGCACGCTGATCGAAGACATGTTCGACACCATGGACCACGCCAACGGCGCGGGCCTGGCGGCGCCGCAGATCGGCGTGGACCTGCAGGTGGTGATCTTCGGCTTCGACCGCAATCCGCGCTACCCGGAAGCGCCGACCGTGCCCAAGACCGTGCTGATCAATCCGGTGCTGGAAATGCAGTCCGACGAGATGGAGGACGGCTGGGAAGGCTGCCTGTCGGTGCCGGGCCTGCGCGGCGTGGTGCCGCGGCACCTGCGGCTGAAGTACAGCGGCTACGACCTGATGGGCAACCGCATCGAACGCGTCGCCGAGGGCTTCCATGCGCGCGTGGTGCAGCACGAGTGCGACCACCTGCAGGGGATTCTTTATCCGATGCGGATCAGGGATTTTTCGAACTTCGGGTTTACCGAGATCCTGTTTCCGGATTTGCCGGCGAACGGCGACGATTGA